The DNA region TGCTGATGAGCGCGATCAGCGTCACCAGGCCGACCTCGGTGTAGATGTTGAGCGTCGCCCCCCCGATCCCGAGGCTGATGAAGATCATCGCCCCGCAGATCGACATCGGCACGCTCACCAGCACGATGAGCGGATCACGAAAGCTCTCGAACAGCGCGGCGAGCGCGAGGAAAATGATGATCAGGGCGAAGAAAAACGTCACGACCAGCGCGGTGCTCTCCTGTTTGAACTGCCGGGACGGACCCCCGTAGTCGATCGCGTACCCCTGAGGAAGGATTTCCTTGGCCTCGGCCTCCAGGGTATCCAGCGCCTGCCCCAGCGTGATGCCGATGGCGGGAACCGCCGAGAGCATGGCCGAGTTGAGCTGCTGGAAGTGATTCAGAGTCTCCGGCACGACGACGGTCTTGAGACTCACGACGGTCGAGACCGGGACCGACGCGCCGCTCGGAGTCGTGATGTAATAGTCCCGGAGGTGCCCGGCATTGAGCCGGTCGCGCTGCATCACCTGCGGAATCACCTTGTAGGACCGCCCGGCGAGGCTGAAGTAATTGACATAGCCCCCTCCCAGCATCCACCCGAGCGCGTCGCCGATGTTCTGCATCGTCAGCCCCAGCTGGGCCGCTTTATCGCGGTCGATTTCCACCGTGGTCTGGGGCTTGTCTATTTTCAGGTCGTTGTCGACAAACATAAACATGCCGCTGGCCCGGGCTTTGTCCATCAGCGCCTCCGACACTTCGTTCAACCGTTCGTACGAATCGGTCGTGCCGATCACGAACTGGACCGGAAGGCCCCGGCCTCCCCCGGGCAGCGGCGGCCGCTGAAACGCCACCGCGCGAACGCCGGCGATGTCGCCGAGCTGATTCTGGACCACCGGCTGCATTTCCATCGTGGTGCGTTTGCGCTCGTCCCACGGCTTCATCACCATGCCGGCGATCCCGGAATTGACCCCGCTGATCCCGTCGAGCTGGAAGACGTGGTCGGTCTCGGGATAAGAGGCGAAGGTTTTATAAACCTCGCGCGTGTAGAGCTGGGTCTGCTCAAGCGTCGCGTTGGGCGCGGCCGAGACCAGGGAGATGATGACCCCCATATCCTCCTGCGGGGCGAGTTCGCGCTTGGCGTTGGCATAAAGGAAATAAATGCTGACCAGGATGATCGCGGCAAACACTCCGACGACCGGCAGGGAATCGAGAGCCCCGTGGAGCCGGCGGGCGTAGCCCTTCCGCAACCGCTCAAACTGGGTATCGATAAATTTGACGAATCGGGCCTGGCCGCCGCCGTCGTGCCCCTTGAGGAGACGCGAGCACATCATGGGAGAGAGGGTCAGGGCGATGACCGCCGAAACGGTCACGGCGCCGACCAGCGTGAAGGCGAACTCCGTGAAAAGCGCCCCGGTGAGGCCGCCCATGAACCCGATCGGCACGTAGACCGCGATCAAGACCACGGTGATGGCGATGATCGGCCCCGCCAGCTCGTACGCCCCGGCGAGGGCCGCCCCCATGGGGGGCATGCCCCCCTCGATATGACGGTGCACGTTTTCCACCACGATGATCGCGTCGTCCACGACCAGCCCGATGGCCAGGACCAGCGAGAGCAGTGTCAGCAGATTGATCGAGTATCCGAGCACCAGCATGACGAAAAACGTCCCGATCAACGACAGCGGCATCGCGATCGTCGGAATGATCACCGACCGCAGGGACCCGAGGAAAAGGAAAATGACCACCGTGACGATCAGCAGGGATTTGATCAGGGTGCTGATCACCTCGTGAATTGAACTGTTCACGTATTTCGTCGCATCGTAGACGATCTTGCCGCCCAGGCCCTCGGGCAACTGCGCCTGGATCGGAGGAAAGGCCGTGCGAACGCTGTTGATCACGGTCAGGAGATTGGCGGTCGGCGCCACCTTGATGCCGATATAGACGGCCGTCTGGCCGTCGAAACCCACCGCGGTATCGTAATCATCCGACCCGAGCGTGACGTTCGCGACATCCCCGAGGCGCACAATGGCACCGCCCTGCGATTTGATGGCGAGGTTGCGGAATTCGTCGACCGAGTGGAGTCCGGTGTCGGCGGTCAGGTCCACGGTCACCATCTGCCCTTTGGTCCGTCCGACCGCGGAGATGAAGTCGTTGGCCGCGAGCGCGTTGCTCACATCGGCCGCGGTCAAATGGTAGGCCGCCAATTTATCGGGATCGAGCCACGCCCGCAGCGCGAACTGGTGTTTTCCGAGGATCTCGGCCGTCTGCACGCCATCCACCGTCTGAAGCTTGGGCTGCACCACCCGGATGAGATAATCGGTGATCTGATTGGTCGAAAGCACCGTGCTGTAGAACCCGATGTACATCGAATCGATCGTCTCGCCGATGGCGATCGTCAGAACCGGCTGCTGCGTCTCCTTCGGCAGCTGGTTGAGCACCGCGTTGACCTTGGTGTTGATCTCGGTCAGCGCCTTGTTCGGATCGTAGTTCAGGCGCAGGTTGGCCTGGATCGTGCTGACGCTCTGCGCGCTGGAGGAGGTGAGGTAGTCGATGCCGTTGGCCTGCGCGATCGAGTTTTCCAGCGGAGTGGTGATGAACCCGGCCACCAACGCCGGGTCGGCCCCCGTGTACGTGGTCGCCACCGTCACCACCGCGTTCTGGGTCTCCGGAAACTCTCGCACGGGAAGCAACCCCACGGAGCGCAGCCCCAAAACTAAGATCATGAGGCTGACGACGGTGGCCAGAACGGGCCGATGAATGAATAAATCGGTAAAGCGCATCAGAGGGGCTCCCGGGTCATTGATCCACCGGCTTGGGCGCGGGGTCGTTGCTGGGCTGGACCGTGTTGTTGATGACCACCGCGCTTCCGTTCTTCAATTTGAGCTGTCCGCTCGTGGCCACCAGGTCGCCCGGCTTGATCCCCTTTAGGATCGCGACCTGGTCGCCCCGGGTCTCGCCGACGGTCACGAAGGTCTGCCGGGCGGTCAGGACCGGTTTTCCATCCGCCCCCTTTCCGCCCTCCTCAATGACGTAAACGCTTTCCCCGTAGGGATTGAAGGTTACGGAGGTCTGGGGCAGGGTCAGGTACTGCTGGACCCCGCCGGACTGGACCGTCACCGTCGCGTACATGCCCGGCAACAGTTCGTGCTTGGCATTGGCGATCGTGGCCTCGATCTGGAGGTTACGGGTATCCGGATCGACCTTGGGGTTGATCGCATTAATCCGTCCTTCAAACGTTCGGCCGGGAATCGCATCGGTCGTCACCGTCACGGTCAGTCCGATCTTCAATCGCGAGAGGTTCTGCTGGGGAAGGAAAAAATCGACAAAGATCGGATCCAACGATTGAAGTGTGACGATCTTGTCTCCCGGGTTCACGTACTGTCCGAGATTCACGGCGTTGATGCCGAGCCGCCCTTCAAACATCGCACGGATCGTTTTTTTTTCGACCACGGCCGCCTGCTGGGCCACCTGGGCTTCTTTGCTCTTGAGATCGGCCGCATCGCCATCCAGCACCGCCTTACTGACCGCCTGAATGGCAAATTGTTCCTTGTCACGCTCGTAAACGATCCGGGCCAGTTCGGCCGCCGCCTCGAGGGACCGCAACAGCCCGACATCCGCGTCGGCATTGAGCTGGACCAGCACCTGGCCGGCCTTCACCTCATCGCCCGACTTGAAACGCACCTCCCGCACCAAACCGCCGATTTCGGTTGTGACGTCCACCCCGTGCACGGCTCGCAGGCTCCCCACCGCGTTTAACTGGGGCTGCCAGGGTTGGAGCTCGGCCTTCATCGCCGTCACCGTGGCCGGCGGCATTTTCATGGTCGCCATGAACTGTTTGATCATTTTCGCCTTGAAGGCCTGAAACCCGAAAATGGCGGCAAATAACAAACCGACCACCAACAACATCACCACCATACGCTTGGTCATCAAAATGTCTCCGTCTTCACTGTGTCCGGTTCCACCACCCGCCGCCCAGGGCCTGAAACAGGGCCACGGTATCGGAATATCGCCTGGCTTCAGCTTGAATCAGAATGACCTGTGCCAGCCGGTGCTGACGCTGGGCATCCAGCAACGAGAGAAAATTCACGGCCCCTAAATCGAACTGTTTCTGGGTCATATCGAGCGATTCGCGCGCACTGGCCTCCGCCTCCGACTGAGCCTTCAGCAGGTCCGCGTCCAGCTCCAGCGCGCGCAGGACATCGGCGACGTTCTGAAAGGCCTCCAAAACCGTTTCACGGTACTGCGCCGCCGCCTGATCGTATGCCGCGATGGCGGCGCGCCGCTGGGCGGACAACTGCCCGCCGTGAAAGAGCGGCTGGAGCAATCCGGCCCCCAGCCTCCACACACTCGTGCCGGCGGTGAAAAGATCGTGGCCCGCGCTCGTCTCCGAACCGTAATTTCCGCTCAATGTGATCTGGGGAAACATCGCCGCGGTGGCGACCCCGATCTGGGCGCTCGCCTGGTGCAGAAGGGCCTCCGAGGCGAGGACATCGGGCCGTTGACGGACCAGCGAGGACGGCAGGCTGACCGGAAGGTCTTGAGGGAGTTGCAGCCCCTGGAGTTCAAATTCGGGAAGGACCGCCTCGCTGGGAAGTTGTCCGACCAGCACCGCCAATCGGTGGCGCGTCTGCGCGAGATTCAATTCAAGCGGCGGCAGGGTGGCCCGCGTCTGTGCAAGTTGTGCCTGCTGTGCGAGCACATCGGAACGCGAGGCCCCGCCCAGCAGGAACTGGCGTTCGACCAGACCGACCTCTTTCTCCATCAAGGCGACCATCTCCTGTGTCGTCCGGATCTGGTCCCGCAACGAGGCTTCTTGAATCGCGGTGGTGATGATGTTGGACGTCAAAGCGATATGGGCGCCCTCCAGCTGATAGCCCTGAAAATCAACCTGGGACCGCAAGGCCTCCAACTCTCGCCGCGCCCCGCCGAACAGATCGAGGGCATAGGAAACGCTCACGGATGCATTGTAAAGATTGAAGAGGCTGCCGGGTAAATTGGGCTGGCCGAACGCGGCCCCCGAAATTTTCTGCCGCTGGGCCGAAACATTGCCGTCCACGGCCGGGACCAGGGCCTCTCCGACCAGGGCGCGTTCGTTCTCCTGCGCCTCCCGCAGCGTGGCCTGCGCGGCGATCAGCGTCGGGCTGCCCGCAAGCGCCTGGCGGATCATCTGATCGAGCGCCTTGGAGTGAAAGAGGGTCCACCACAGGTCCGGAATATCCCGGCCCGCGAGGAAGCGCTGGGCCTCGCCGGCAATCCCCGAAGTGGCCGACGTCTTCTCCGGCATCGCCGCGGGGGTATAGTCCTTCGTGGCGGGGGGCTCCGGCCGATGGAAATCCGGGCCGACCGCGCAGCCGGTCAACACCGCGCCGGCGACAACCGAAATGGCCACAATCTTTATTCGCATTGGACGATTCATCCCCTCGCGATCCAAAACCTTCACCGAATTAAAGCGAAAGCTAATCCTTATATCCATACGGCATCCGTTCATTCCCCGTCAAGGATTATTTTTCGGCGGTCGGAGGAAGACTCCAAAACCATTCCCCGTGTCTTGTCAAACGTCGTCCGGCGTGCTATAGTGTCCTACCGAATTCCTGAGCCGATGACATCCAGAGGCGCCAGACATCAAATTTCATCCGGTGGCGTGATCTTCCGCCGAGGAACCGCCGGGATCGAGATCGCCCTGATCCGGAAAACGCTGAAAAACGGAAAACGGATCTGGTGTCTGCCAAAAGGCTGGGTCGAGCCGGAGGAAAGCCTGGAAGGGGCGGCCGTCCGAGAGGTTCGCGAAGAAACCGGTCTGGAGGGCGAAATCCGGCGGAAGATCGGCGAAACTTCGTACCAGTTTTACTCCAAAGAGGATCGCGCGACGATCGACAAGACCGTTCATTTTTATTTAATGGATTGCCGCGGCGGAGACACGGCGGATCACGACGAAGAAGTCGAGGCCGCCGCGTGGTTTCCGTTGGAGGAGGCCGAAACGTTGACGGCCTACCCGACCGAAAAAGAAATCGTACAAAAAGCCCGCGACCTTCTCAAAACGGTGTAGATGTTCCCGGCCCTACTCAAGGGTGTCTGCCCAGCGCGCAACGCGCGCGAGAGGGGGAGGCTCCATCCGGCTCCGCCGGTGGAGGGGGCGACGTGAGCCCTGATTCATAGTTCGGGGTGATTGACCCCAGCGCGCAACGCGCGCGGGAGGGGGAGGCTCCATCCGGCTCCGCCGGTGGAGGGGGCGACGTGAGCCCCTAGAATTAGGACCCGGATGCGGCGACCCGTGATCGAATCCGAACGGCGAGCGCCATCCCCGGTTATGAAGCCGGGGTTAGCGAGCGAAACAAAATTTGGTTTTCTCTGCCCGGATCGAAGAACCCGCACTTCACCTTGGGCGAAGGATGATGATCGTGGCGAAGGCCGCTATCTGGGTGGCGAAGCCCTCCCCGGATGGAAAGCCGGGGTTCTTCAAATCGGAATGGGCCTGGCGATCCTCCTATCAGGGTGTGTTTCGTCTTCAATTCATCAGGAAACCGTAAAAGACCTTGCCGCCGCGCGAAGTGATCTGGACCGGCTCCGCGACGAAAACACGACATTGAAATCGGAGGTGGCGGCCCGGCAGGCCGTTATTCAAGATCTTCGTCAGCAGCTTAAGGAAGGCGAGAGCAAGGGGCAGATGCAGTCCCAGGATGTGGACCGACTCGCCAAACGCAACTTGGATCTGGTCGGAGAAGTCGCCAACCTCTCAAGCCAGAACCGGGACCTTTCCCAAACCCTCGAGGCCCGAGACCAGGAATTGGAACAGGTCCGAAACCGAATCGCCGGGCTGGAAAACGCCGAGGAAGAGAAGACCACCCGCTTCAAGTCCATGTACGATAAGCTGGTCGGCGGGTTTCAAAACGAGATCAAGACAGGAGCGATCGGCGTCACACAGGAGGGGGACAAACTCTCCGTCAACATGGTCGAGACGTCCTTGTTCAAACCCGGGAGCGCCGAAATTAAACCCATGGGCCTCAAGCTCCTGGACCGGGTCGGCCAGATTTTAAAATTGGAACCCGACCAGCCGATCCGAATCGAAGGCTACACCGATAACGTCCCGATCGGATCGCGGCGCTCGGATAAATTCCGGAACAACTGGGAGCTATCCGCCGCCCGGGCCGTCAACGTGGTGCGGTATCTGTCCGGACCGGTCGGAATTCCGCCTGCGCGCCTGTCCGCCTCGGCTTTTGCGGACAATCATCCCGTCGCCTCCAACCAGACAAAGGAGGGTCGGGCCCGGAACAGTCGAATCGAAATTGTTGTGCTGCCCACGGACGCGGCTCAAGGGCTTCTGGAACCCAAATCGCAACCCCCTTCTCCATGAGGACACGATGCCAAACAAACGCCGAAACATAAAAACCGACAGACCGACGAGCAACCGACAGGAAACCCTTCGGAAAATCCTGTTACAGAAAAAAGGAGAGGCGACCCGCATCCTGGAAGAACAGATAGGGCATCAATTCAACGATGATCTGCAGAAACGGATCGATCATGTCCTGGACACTGGC from Nitrospiria bacterium includes:
- a CDS encoding efflux RND transporter permease subunit, which produces MRFTDLFIHRPVLATVVSLMILVLGLRSVGLLPVREFPETQNAVVTVATTYTGADPALVAGFITTPLENSIAQANGIDYLTSSSAQSVSTIQANLRLNYDPNKALTEINTKVNAVLNQLPKETQQPVLTIAIGETIDSMYIGFYSTVLSTNQITDYLIRVVQPKLQTVDGVQTAEILGKHQFALRAWLDPDKLAAYHLTAADVSNALAANDFISAVGRTKGQMVTVDLTADTGLHSVDEFRNLAIKSQGGAIVRLGDVANVTLGSDDYDTAVGFDGQTAVYIGIKVAPTANLLTVINSVRTAFPPIQAQLPEGLGGKIVYDATKYVNSSIHEVISTLIKSLLIVTVVIFLFLGSLRSVIIPTIAMPLSLIGTFFVMLVLGYSINLLTLLSLVLAIGLVVDDAIIVVENVHRHIEGGMPPMGAALAGAYELAGPIIAITVVLIAVYVPIGFMGGLTGALFTEFAFTLVGAVTVSAVIALTLSPMMCSRLLKGHDGGGQARFVKFIDTQFERLRKGYARRLHGALDSLPVVGVFAAIILVSIYFLYANAKRELAPQEDMGVIISLVSAAPNATLEQTQLYTREVYKTFASYPETDHVFQLDGISGVNSGIAGMVMKPWDERKRTTMEMQPVVQNQLGDIAGVRAVAFQRPPLPGGGRGLPVQFVIGTTDSYERLNEVSEALMDKARASGMFMFVDNDLKIDKPQTTVEIDRDKAAQLGLTMQNIGDALGWMLGGGYVNYFSLAGRSYKVIPQVMQRDRLNAGHLRDYYITTPSGASVPVSTVVSLKTVVVPETLNHFQQLNSAMLSAVPAIGITLGQALDTLEAEAKEILPQGYAIDYGGPSRQFKQESTALVVTFFFALIIIFLALAALFESFRDPLIVLVSVPMSICGAMIFISLGIGGATLNIYTEVGLVTLIALISKHGILIVQFANDLQQEGKGKREAVETAAGIRLRPILMTTAAMVLGVLPLITASGAGAVGRFNMGLVIATGIAIGTLFTLFVVPAMYMFLATDRAKARTSAGT
- a CDS encoding efflux RND transporter periplasmic adaptor subunit, which translates into the protein MTKRMVVMLLVVGLLFAAIFGFQAFKAKMIKQFMATMKMPPATVTAMKAELQPWQPQLNAVGSLRAVHGVDVTTEIGGLVREVRFKSGDEVKAGQVLVQLNADADVGLLRSLEAAAELARIVYERDKEQFAIQAVSKAVLDGDAADLKSKEAQVAQQAAVVEKKTIRAMFEGRLGINAVNLGQYVNPGDKIVTLQSLDPIFVDFFLPQQNLSRLKIGLTVTVTTDAIPGRTFEGRINAINPKVDPDTRNLQIEATIANAKHELLPGMYATVTVQSGGVQQYLTLPQTSVTFNPYGESVYVIEEGGKGADGKPVLTARQTFVTVGETRGDQVAILKGIKPGDLVATSGQLKLKNGSAVVINNTVQPSNDPAPKPVDQ
- a CDS encoding efflux transporter outer membrane subunit, encoding MRIKIVAISVVAGAVLTGCAVGPDFHRPEPPATKDYTPAAMPEKTSATSGIAGEAQRFLAGRDIPDLWWTLFHSKALDQMIRQALAGSPTLIAAQATLREAQENERALVGEALVPAVDGNVSAQRQKISGAAFGQPNLPGSLFNLYNASVSVSYALDLFGGARRELEALRSQVDFQGYQLEGAHIALTSNIITTAIQEASLRDQIRTTQEMVALMEKEVGLVERQFLLGGASRSDVLAQQAQLAQTRATLPPLELNLAQTRHRLAVLVGQLPSEAVLPEFELQGLQLPQDLPVSLPSSLVRQRPDVLASEALLHQASAQIGVATAAMFPQITLSGNYGSETSAGHDLFTAGTSVWRLGAGLLQPLFHGGQLSAQRRAAIAAYDQAAAQYRETVLEAFQNVADVLRALELDADLLKAQSEAEASARESLDMTQKQFDLGAVNFLSLLDAQRQHRLAQVILIQAEARRYSDTVALFQALGGGWWNRTQ
- a CDS encoding NUDIX hydrolase — protein: MTSRGARHQISSGGVIFRRGTAGIEIALIRKTLKNGKRIWCLPKGWVEPEESLEGAAVREVREETGLEGEIRRKIGETSYQFYSKEDRATIDKTVHFYLMDCRGGDTADHDEEVEAAAWFPLEEAETLTAYPTEKEIVQKARDLLKTV
- a CDS encoding OmpA family protein, producing MKPGLASETKFGFLCPDRRTRTSPWAKDDDRGEGRYLGGEALPGWKAGVLQIGMGLAILLSGCVSSSIHQETVKDLAAARSDLDRLRDENTTLKSEVAARQAVIQDLRQQLKEGESKGQMQSQDVDRLAKRNLDLVGEVANLSSQNRDLSQTLEARDQELEQVRNRIAGLENAEEEKTTRFKSMYDKLVGGFQNEIKTGAIGVTQEGDKLSVNMVETSLFKPGSAEIKPMGLKLLDRVGQILKLEPDQPIRIEGYTDNVPIGSRRSDKFRNNWELSAARAVNVVRYLSGPVGIPPARLSASAFADNHPVASNQTKEGRARNSRIEIVVLPTDAAQGLLEPKSQPPSP